One Streptomyces sp. NBC_01237 genomic region harbors:
- a CDS encoding MAB_1171c family putative transporter has translation MTPLDLAGYLIAGLMTAVALWRMPAALWGGEEDKRRRALWGCYAGFAIALWTKTSAVRIGLNNSAVTDLAVLIKHYTATIAILAILSYIVAIYGRYPEGGGVPRHVRFARLVQQVAAKASVATLILLTVLFFTVVDRSVPSDRFVSDHAGQWGATLYMSVFYLYLGAASAVCAYQWALATADARLRHLRVGLGMMTFAMFIGVGYTVSRTLFLWISVIDTPGEDFALRFDEITEAAQLVLFAFFALGASIPAFSKGAHRAKLWRAQVKLHALWYELMTAFPDQPFDPPASLARELTRFDTPSDLRVDRWAADIADAVEKLRHYVPDDLLAAAERAAAEETRDPRRTGPLVDAYWIKAALAARAAGAPAGGAAVVAAQQNADQDGDHATDQDGEVARLVRVADAYRTVTEARTRRLLASVGAPAAESAQEPGRAAKTA, from the coding sequence GTGACCCCCCTCGATCTCGCCGGCTACCTGATAGCCGGCCTGATGACGGCCGTTGCCCTGTGGCGCATGCCCGCAGCCCTGTGGGGCGGCGAGGAAGACAAACGACGGCGGGCCCTGTGGGGCTGCTACGCCGGATTCGCCATCGCCCTGTGGACCAAGACCAGCGCCGTACGCATCGGGCTCAACAACAGCGCCGTGACCGACCTCGCCGTACTGATCAAGCACTACACGGCGACCATCGCGATCCTGGCCATACTCAGCTACATCGTCGCCATCTACGGCCGCTACCCCGAGGGGGGCGGCGTCCCCCGGCACGTCCGCTTCGCCCGCCTCGTCCAGCAGGTGGCGGCCAAGGCGTCCGTGGCGACGCTGATCCTGCTGACCGTGCTCTTCTTCACCGTGGTCGACCGCTCGGTCCCCTCGGACCGGTTCGTCTCCGACCACGCGGGGCAGTGGGGCGCCACGCTCTACATGAGCGTCTTCTACCTCTACCTCGGCGCCGCCTCCGCCGTGTGCGCGTACCAGTGGGCCCTGGCCACCGCCGACGCACGGCTGCGCCATCTCCGCGTCGGCCTCGGGATGATGACCTTCGCGATGTTCATCGGGGTCGGCTACACGGTCAGCCGGACCCTGTTCCTGTGGATCAGCGTGATCGACACGCCCGGCGAGGACTTCGCCCTCCGGTTCGACGAGATCACCGAGGCGGCACAGCTGGTGCTGTTCGCGTTCTTCGCGCTGGGCGCCTCGATCCCGGCCTTCAGCAAGGGCGCGCACCGGGCGAAGCTGTGGCGGGCCCAGGTGAAACTCCACGCGCTCTGGTACGAGTTGATGACCGCCTTCCCCGACCAGCCCTTCGACCCGCCCGCGTCGCTGGCCCGGGAGCTGACCCGGTTCGACACCCCGTCGGACCTCCGGGTCGACCGGTGGGCCGCCGATATCGCGGACGCGGTCGAGAAGCTGCGGCACTACGTGCCCGACGATCTGCTCGCCGCCGCCGAACGCGCGGCGGCCGAGGAGACCCGGGACCCGCGGCGGACCGGCCCGCTCGTCGACGCGTACTGGATCAAGGCCGCGCTCGCCGCCAGAGCCGCGGGCGCGCCCGCCGGTGGCGCGGCGGTGGTGGCGGCCCAGCAGAACGCCGACCAGGACGGCGACCACGCCACCGACCAGGACGGCGAGGTGGCCCGGCTGGTGCGGGTCGCCGACGCGTACCGGACGGTCACCGAAGCACGTACCCGCCGGCTCCTCGCGTCCGTGGGGGCACCGGCGGCGGAATCCGCACAAGAGCCGGGAAGGGCAGCGAAGACGGCATGA
- a CDS encoding GNAT family N-acetyltransferase has product MPTFEITTASAADMTTLAGWAHDEGWNPGLADTRPFFATDPCGFLIGRLDGEPVSSVSVVRYGDGFGFLGFYLTRPPLRGRGYGIQIWRAGMARLSGRTVGLDGVPAQQDNYRRSGFRSCWSNARYEGKPDTGIAAPPGITLVDARTLPFGRIAAYDRQFFPAARDSFLAPWITTAGHAAVAAVRDGELQGLGVLRACRAASRIGPLYAASPEVAASLVSALAATAPDTPVAIDVPDINPSAVRLAEQLGLTPSFDTARMYTGPEPVFDRTGLYGITSLELG; this is encoded by the coding sequence GTGCCGACTTTCGAGATCACCACCGCGAGCGCCGCCGACATGACGACCCTGGCCGGGTGGGCCCATGACGAGGGCTGGAACCCCGGACTCGCCGACACCCGGCCCTTCTTCGCCACCGATCCGTGCGGCTTCCTGATCGGACGCCTGGACGGCGAGCCCGTCTCCTCCGTCTCGGTCGTGCGCTACGGCGACGGCTTCGGCTTCCTGGGCTTCTATCTGACCCGCCCCCCGCTGCGGGGCCGGGGGTACGGGATCCAGATCTGGCGTGCCGGGATGGCCCGGCTCTCGGGGCGTACCGTCGGCCTCGACGGCGTACCCGCGCAGCAGGACAACTACCGCAGGTCCGGCTTCCGTTCGTGCTGGAGCAACGCCCGGTACGAAGGAAAGCCCGACACGGGCATCGCCGCGCCGCCGGGCATCACCCTGGTCGATGCCCGCACGCTCCCGTTCGGCCGGATCGCCGCGTACGACCGGCAGTTCTTCCCGGCCGCCCGGGACAGCTTCCTGGCGCCCTGGATCACGACCGCCGGGCACGCCGCGGTGGCCGCGGTCCGCGACGGCGAACTCCAGGGCCTCGGCGTCCTGCGCGCCTGCCGGGCCGCTTCCCGTATCGGTCCGCTGTACGCCGCCTCGCCGGAGGTCGCCGCCTCGCTCGTGAGCGCCCTCGCGGCCACCGCGCCGGACACCCCCGTCGCGATCGATGTCCCCGACATCAACCCGTCGGCGGTACGTCTCGCGGAACAGCTCGGTCTGACACCGTCGTTCGACACGGCGCGCATGTACACCGGGCCGGAGCCGGTCTTCGACCGGACGGGCCTGTACGGCATCACCAGCCTCGAACTGGGCTGA
- a CDS encoding YunG family protein, producing METGTAPSTQPRTDTRTDSRAAPWLLGDIEAAVRGSWDASTTTPEHRPSWSADNPARDQCGVTALVINDLLGGDLIRGEVHADGEWTDYHWWNRLGAGVEIDLTREQFGPHERVSGGTVTARPEEIVRLREEYELLRDRVLERLRRE from the coding sequence ATGGAGACCGGCACCGCACCGTCCACGCAGCCCCGTACCGACACCCGTACCGATTCCCGTGCCGCTCCTTGGCTCCTCGGTGACATTGAGGCCGCCGTGCGCGGCAGTTGGGACGCCTCCACGACCACACCGGAGCACCGGCCGTCGTGGAGCGCGGACAACCCCGCCCGTGATCAGTGCGGGGTCACCGCACTGGTGATCAACGACCTGCTGGGCGGCGATCTGATCCGCGGCGAGGTGCACGCCGACGGTGAGTGGACGGACTACCACTGGTGGAACCGGCTGGGAGCGGGTGTCGAGATCGACCTCACCCGTGAGCAGTTCGGGCCGCACGAGCGCGTCTCGGGCGGCACGGTGACAGCGCGGCCCGAGGAGATCGTCCGGCTCCGTGAGGAGTACGAGCTGTTGCGCGACCGGGTCCTGGAGCGCCTGCGGCGGGAGTAG
- a CDS encoding SpoIIE family protein phosphatase, giving the protein MQDEPHDDEAPVPFDPAPVAALLGGTTVGVAVFDTGLNYLYVNPALERINGIPAAAHLGRTPAEILPELDEHKDLMLLVLADGKPRETTVRGRTWVASPLDQRYWHSAYHRLETAGRVQGLVAIVLDITDHVRQQQELERARSHLALLDTAAVRIGTTLDMDTTCRELADFVVPALADIAAVEIFPPDIGHEVRRAAPGVLRLHRAALSAVPELAEPVQQFGHPGEYIDYQEDAGVARCLAANQAVVENRDDDAESADGFDGPLLTAGFRAAYRAFGLRGVAFVPLVARGRALGALNLVRAGKSPAFTDEDMFVARELAGRAAVDLDHARRYAHEHGVALELQRSLLSEPWGPHPHVEIATRYLPAEHGVLVGGDWFDVVPLRDGRHLKAMGDVMGHGVEAAVAMSHYRSLLRLLAGDDLPPHLILERLDTMVERSGLDRAATCLLAVVDRFGENCEVASAGHLPPVFIDPGKAGRVVRVPVGPPLGTGFGGYRTASVRCGPGTVLFMYTDGLVERRGEDIDVSVGRLAELTLPVGGRLEDLLDAVLDRFGDGAEDDIAVLASRIREGALPGR; this is encoded by the coding sequence TTGCAGGACGAACCGCACGACGACGAAGCGCCGGTGCCGTTCGATCCCGCGCCGGTGGCCGCACTGCTCGGCGGTACTACGGTCGGGGTGGCCGTCTTCGACACCGGGCTGAACTACCTCTACGTCAACCCGGCACTCGAACGGATCAACGGCATCCCGGCCGCTGCCCACCTCGGCCGGACCCCCGCCGAGATCCTGCCGGAACTCGACGAGCACAAGGACCTGATGCTGCTGGTACTGGCCGACGGCAAGCCGCGCGAGACCACGGTCAGGGGGCGGACCTGGGTGGCATCGCCACTGGACCAGCGGTACTGGCACTCCGCTTACCACCGCCTGGAGACGGCCGGCCGGGTCCAGGGGCTCGTCGCGATCGTCCTGGACATCACCGACCATGTGCGCCAGCAGCAGGAGCTGGAACGGGCCCGGAGCCATCTGGCCCTCCTGGACACCGCGGCCGTCCGCATCGGTACGACGCTCGACATGGACACCACCTGCCGCGAACTCGCTGACTTCGTCGTGCCCGCGCTGGCCGACATCGCCGCCGTGGAGATCTTCCCGCCGGACATCGGGCACGAGGTGCGGCGCGCGGCGCCGGGGGTGCTGCGGTTGCACCGGGCCGCCTTGTCCGCGGTTCCCGAACTCGCGGAACCAGTACAGCAGTTCGGTCACCCGGGCGAGTACATCGACTACCAGGAGGACGCGGGCGTCGCCCGGTGCCTGGCGGCCAACCAGGCGGTGGTGGAGAACCGGGACGACGACGCGGAGAGCGCGGACGGGTTCGACGGACCGCTGCTCACGGCCGGATTCCGCGCCGCCTACCGTGCCTTCGGCCTGCGCGGGGTGGCCTTCGTGCCGCTCGTGGCGCGCGGTCGTGCGCTGGGCGCCCTGAACCTCGTACGGGCCGGGAAATCGCCCGCGTTCACCGATGAGGACATGTTCGTCGCCCGCGAGCTCGCGGGCCGGGCCGCCGTCGACCTCGACCACGCCCGCCGTTACGCCCACGAACACGGCGTCGCCCTGGAACTCCAGCGCTCCCTGCTCTCCGAACCCTGGGGCCCGCACCCGCACGTGGAGATCGCGACCCGCTATCTGCCCGCCGAGCACGGCGTCCTGGTGGGCGGCGACTGGTTCGACGTCGTACCGCTGCGCGACGGGCGCCATCTGAAGGCGATGGGCGATGTCATGGGCCACGGCGTGGAGGCGGCCGTCGCCATGAGCCACTACCGCTCGCTGCTGCGCCTGCTGGCCGGTGACGACCTGCCGCCGCACCTCATTCTGGAGCGGCTCGACACCATGGTCGAACGGTCCGGCCTGGACCGGGCGGCGACCTGTCTGCTCGCGGTCGTCGACCGGTTCGGCGAGAACTGCGAGGTGGCCAGCGCGGGCCATCTGCCGCCGGTGTTCATCGATCCGGGCAAGGCCGGGCGGGTGGTCCGGGTACCGGTGGGACCGCCGCTCGGCACCGGGTTCGGCGGGTACCGGACCGCGTCGGTGCGGTGCGGTCCGGGGACGGTGCTGTTCATGTACACCGACGGTCTGGTGGAGCGCAGGGGCGAGGACATCGATGTGTCCGTGGGGCGGCTGGCCGAGCTGACCCTGCCGGTGGGCGGGCGGCTCGAAGACCTGCTGGACGCCGTGCTCGACCGGTTCGGGGACGGGGCGGAGGACGACATCGCGGTGCTCGCCTCACGCATCCGGGAGGGTGCGCTGCCGGGCCGCTGA
- a CDS encoding alpha/beta hydrolase, translating to MAQRPPSAAVLILHGGHETGMEPPPPGLLNLAGLRMRPFARAVARATRREGTHEAHDSHEAGDHHEAHDEREGGDHHEAHDERGGGGRGPVLVRSVRYTHRGWNGAREDPLHDAVRALDDLTEETGGIPVVLLGHSMGARAALRAADHPSVRAVVGLAPWCPPGDPVTQLAGRDVVLLHSTRDRVTSPQATQSLTARARRAGARTCMITVRGGDHAMIRRAPVWHHLTAALVTGLLGLTSLPDPVTTALGLPLHAEATEGTLDLDRLRADRAGPAPAEPQR from the coding sequence GTGGCGCAACGACCGCCGTCGGCAGCGGTGCTCATCCTTCACGGCGGTCACGAGACGGGGATGGAACCGCCTCCGCCCGGACTCCTGAACCTGGCCGGCCTGCGCATGAGGCCGTTCGCGCGGGCCGTCGCGCGGGCCACTCGCCGCGAAGGAACCCACGAGGCCCACGACTCCCACGAGGCCGGTGACCACCACGAGGCCCACGACGAGCGCGAGGGCGGTGACCACCACGAGGCCCACGACGAGCGCGGGGGCGGCGGGCGCGGCCCGGTCCTGGTGCGGAGTGTCCGCTACACCCACCGGGGCTGGAACGGCGCCCGTGAGGATCCGCTCCATGACGCCGTACGCGCCCTCGACGATCTGACGGAGGAGACGGGCGGCATCCCGGTGGTCCTCCTCGGCCACTCGATGGGCGCCCGTGCGGCACTCCGCGCCGCGGATCACCCCTCGGTCCGTGCGGTGGTCGGTCTCGCTCCGTGGTGCCCGCCGGGCGACCCGGTCACCCAGCTCGCGGGCCGCGACGTCGTCCTGCTGCACAGCACCCGCGACCGTGTCACGAGCCCCCAGGCGACCCAGTCGCTCACGGCGCGGGCCCGTCGCGCGGGTGCCCGTACGTGCATGATCACCGTCCGGGGCGGCGATCACGCGATGATCCGTCGCGCCCCGGTCTGGCACCATCTGACGGCGGCGCTGGTCACCGGACTGCTGGGTCTCACCTCACTGCCGGACCCGGTGACGACGGCCCTCGGCCTTCCGCTGCACGCCGAGGCGACCGAGGGCACCCTGGACCTCGACCGGCTGCGCGCCGACCGGGCGGGCCCGGCGCCCGCCGAGCCGCAGCGGTGA
- a CDS encoding peroxiredoxin, with protein MASGPQPGSPAPDFTLPGGILSGEDFERGDYRLSASLGRAVVLAFYPGDNTPVCTKQLCSYSSGLETFDGLDAEVWGISPQGVDSHESFARTHGLRMPLLADEGRETARTYGVAAPGIGVRRAVFLIGPDGILRWKHVALLGATFQSLDTLADRLSGIKAA; from the coding sequence ATGGCATCAGGACCACAACCGGGCAGTCCCGCACCCGACTTCACCCTTCCCGGGGGGATTCTGTCGGGCGAGGACTTCGAACGCGGCGACTACCGCCTCTCCGCCTCCCTGGGCCGGGCCGTGGTCCTGGCCTTCTACCCGGGCGACAACACCCCCGTGTGCACCAAGCAGCTCTGCTCGTACTCGTCGGGTCTGGAGACCTTCGACGGGCTCGACGCCGAGGTGTGGGGAATCAGTCCACAGGGTGTGGACAGCCATGAGTCGTTCGCCCGCACCCACGGACTGCGCATGCCGCTGCTGGCCGACGAGGGCCGGGAGACCGCCAGGACGTACGGAGTCGCGGCGCCCGGCATCGGAGTACGGCGCGCGGTCTTCCTCATCGGCCCCGACGGGATCCTGCGCTGGAAGCACGTCGCGCTGCTCGGGGCCACGTTCCAGTCGCTCGACACCCTCGCCGACCGCCTGTCCGGCATCAAAGCGGCGTAA
- a CDS encoding flotillin family protein, translated as MSPVLISVIGIVVLLVLLALAVVTRYKVAGPSEAFIITGRRGKKSTDPVTGRTSIDNSGQKVVVGGGVFVVPFVQQKFTLDLSSRHIPIAVRGAVTLRGVKSNLEGVAIVKVGGSEDAIRAAAQRFLQQQDGIVGFTQEVLSGALRAIVGRMSVEDIIRDRAAFAGQVAEEAEASLSGQGLILDAFQIQDITTEGSYLEDLGRPEAARAKQEADIAEAIARRASEQARLKAAEEIAIAERTFYLKQAEIKAETEAAAAKANAAGPLAEAARQQEVLQEQEKVAERQAALTDRELDTKVRKPADAARYRAEQEAEARRIAQVKEAEADAERSRLTGQGEKLHRSALADAVRIEGEAEAAAIAAKGSAEAEAMQKKADAFAQYGDAAVLQMLVEVLPQVVAKASEPLSAVDKLTVISTDGAGQLARTVTDNVAQGMELLNATTGVDFAALLQNLKGRTPGSAAANVPAQGEETAATAPSNTANGKIEITD; from the coding sequence ATGAGTCCAGTTCTGATCTCCGTCATCGGCATCGTCGTACTTCTCGTACTCCTCGCCCTCGCCGTCGTCACGCGCTACAAGGTCGCCGGGCCCAGCGAGGCGTTCATCATCACCGGCCGCCGCGGCAAGAAGTCGACCGACCCGGTGACCGGCCGCACCAGCATCGACAACAGCGGTCAGAAGGTCGTCGTCGGCGGCGGCGTCTTCGTCGTGCCGTTCGTGCAGCAGAAGTTCACCCTGGACCTCTCCAGCCGCCACATCCCGATCGCCGTCCGCGGGGCCGTCACCCTGCGCGGCGTGAAGTCCAACCTCGAAGGCGTCGCGATCGTCAAGGTCGGCGGCAGCGAGGACGCGATCCGGGCCGCCGCCCAGCGTTTCCTCCAGCAGCAGGACGGCATCGTCGGCTTCACCCAGGAAGTGCTCTCGGGTGCGCTGCGCGCCATCGTCGGCCGGATGTCGGTCGAGGACATCATCCGCGACCGGGCCGCGTTCGCCGGGCAGGTCGCCGAGGAGGCCGAGGCCAGCCTCTCCGGCCAGGGCCTGATCCTGGACGCCTTCCAGATCCAGGACATCACCACCGAGGGCTCCTACCTGGAGGACCTCGGCCGCCCCGAGGCCGCCCGTGCCAAGCAGGAGGCCGACATCGCCGAGGCGATCGCGCGGCGTGCGTCGGAGCAGGCCCGGCTGAAGGCGGCCGAGGAGATCGCCATCGCCGAGCGGACCTTCTACCTGAAGCAGGCCGAAATCAAGGCCGAGACGGAGGCGGCGGCCGCCAAGGCCAACGCGGCCGGCCCGCTCGCCGAGGCCGCCCGTCAGCAGGAAGTCCTCCAGGAGCAGGAGAAGGTCGCCGAGCGCCAGGCCGCCCTGACCGACCGCGAACTCGACACCAAGGTCCGCAAGCCCGCCGACGCCGCCCGCTACCGGGCGGAGCAGGAGGCGGAGGCCCGCCGCATCGCCCAGGTCAAGGAGGCCGAGGCCGACGCGGAGCGCTCCCGCCTGACCGGTCAGGGCGAGAAGCTCCACCGCTCGGCCCTCGCCGACGCCGTGCGCATCGAGGGTGAGGCGGAGGCCGCCGCCATCGCCGCCAAGGGCTCCGCGGAGGCCGAGGCCATGCAGAAGAAGGCCGACGCCTTCGCCCAGTACGGCGACGCGGCCGTGCTCCAGATGCTGGTCGAGGTACTGCCCCAGGTCGTCGCCAAGGCGTCCGAGCCCCTGAGCGCCGTCGACAAGCTGACCGTGATCTCCACGGACGGCGCCGGCCAGCTGGCCCGGACGGTGACCGACAACGTGGCCCAGGGCATGGAGCTCCTCAACGCCACCACCGGTGTCGACTTCGCCGCCCTCCTCCAGAACCTGAAGGGCCGCACGCCCGGTTCCGCCGCGGCGAACGTGCCCGCCCAGGGCGAGGAGACGGCCGCGACCGCGCCGTCGAACACGGCCAACGGCAAGATCGAGATCACTGACTGA
- a CDS encoding cation:proton antiporter regulatory subunit: MGTRHTSLPGVGAQYDFTTDSGQHISVVVHHDGRRFIGFYEQDDPDSCRLSVPLTTSEATALAHLIDPAPIDAVRTEGIDLVTEHIPLGSRSPYGGRLLGDTRARTRTGASIVAVLRTHSAHPSPGPDFRLAIGDTLVVVGTREGVDTLSEIIAEG; encoded by the coding sequence ATGGGAACCCGTCACACGTCGCTGCCCGGAGTCGGAGCTCAGTACGACTTCACGACCGATTCGGGACAGCACATCTCCGTCGTCGTCCACCACGACGGACGGCGGTTCATCGGGTTCTACGAACAGGACGACCCCGATTCATGCCGGCTGTCGGTCCCCCTGACGACGTCGGAAGCCACCGCACTCGCCCACCTCATCGATCCCGCGCCCATCGACGCCGTACGGACCGAGGGGATCGACCTCGTCACCGAACACATTCCGCTCGGCTCCCGCTCCCCCTACGGCGGACGGCTGCTGGGCGACACCCGGGCGCGGACCCGGACCGGGGCGTCCATCGTCGCCGTGCTGCGGACGCACAGTGCGCACCCGTCGCCAGGACCGGACTTCCGCCTGGCCATCGGGGACACGCTCGTCGTCGTCGGTACGCGTGAGGGCGTCGACACGCTCTCCGAGATCATTGCGGAGGGCTGA
- a CDS encoding cation:proton antiporter, whose translation MHDTTALLVELGSVILGLGIIGRFAGRIGLSPIPLYLLAGLAFGEGGLLPLGASEEFTAVGAEIGVILLLLLLGLEYSASELVTSLKTQYPSGAVDFFLNATPGAVAALLLGWGPVGAVALAGVTWISSSGVIAKVMTDLGRLGNRETPVILGVLVIEDLSMAVYLPLLTAMLAGVGLAGGSIALLIALGTVGFVLYLALRHGRLISRAVSSDNPEMLLLVVLGLTVLVAGVAQQLQVSAAVGAFLVGIALSGEVAEGARKLLMPLRDLFAAVFFVFFGLSTNPAEIPPVLLPAALLAVVTVLTKIFTGWYAARRAGIGSRGRWRAGGTLVARGEFSIVIAGLAVATEPRIGPIATAYVLILVIVGPLTARWTQPVVARIQGLRGRGEGKSGTAGEAGTAGVTVAPGAGTGTGAEAKGRMPSHDDLTPEPVGDPRD comes from the coding sequence GTGCATGACACCACAGCACTGCTGGTGGAGCTGGGCTCCGTCATCCTCGGGCTGGGGATCATCGGCCGGTTCGCCGGCCGGATAGGTCTCTCGCCGATTCCGCTCTATCTGCTCGCCGGGCTGGCCTTCGGTGAGGGCGGCCTGCTGCCGCTCGGCGCCAGCGAGGAGTTCACCGCCGTCGGCGCCGAGATCGGCGTCATCCTGCTGCTGCTCCTGCTGGGACTCGAATACAGCGCCTCCGAACTCGTCACCAGCCTCAAGACGCAGTATCCGTCCGGGGCCGTCGACTTCTTCCTCAACGCGACACCCGGTGCCGTCGCCGCCCTGCTGCTCGGGTGGGGACCGGTCGGGGCCGTCGCGCTCGCCGGAGTCACCTGGATCTCCTCGTCCGGCGTGATCGCCAAGGTGATGACCGACCTGGGGCGGCTCGGCAACCGTGAGACCCCCGTCATCCTGGGCGTCCTCGTCATCGAGGACCTCTCGATGGCCGTCTACCTGCCGCTGCTCACCGCGATGCTGGCCGGGGTCGGCCTCGCCGGTGGCAGCATCGCCCTGCTGATCGCCCTCGGAACGGTCGGCTTCGTGCTGTACCTGGCGCTGCGTCACGGGCGGCTCATCAGCCGGGCGGTGTCCTCCGACAACCCGGAGATGCTGCTCCTCGTCGTCCTCGGTCTCACCGTTCTGGTGGCCGGTGTGGCCCAGCAGTTGCAGGTGTCGGCCGCCGTCGGCGCGTTCCTCGTCGGTATCGCGCTCTCGGGCGAGGTCGCCGAAGGCGCGCGCAAGCTGCTGATGCCGCTGCGCGACCTGTTCGCCGCGGTGTTCTTCGTGTTCTTCGGCCTCTCCACGAACCCCGCCGAGATCCCGCCGGTGCTGCTTCCGGCCGCTCTGCTGGCCGTCGTCACCGTCCTGACCAAGATCTTCACCGGTTGGTACGCGGCACGGCGGGCCGGGATCGGTTCGCGCGGGCGCTGGCGGGCGGGCGGCACGCTCGTGGCGCGCGGCGAGTTCTCCATCGTCATCGCGGGCCTGGCCGTGGCCACCGAGCCGCGGATAGGGCCGATCGCCACGGCGTACGTCCTGATTCTCGTCATCGTCGGACCGCTCACCGCCCGCTGGACCCAGCCCGTCGTGGCCAGGATCCAGGGCCTGCGCGGGCGTGGGGAAGGCAAGAGCGGCACGGCGGGCGAAGCCGGGACGGCCGGCGTCACGGTCGCACCCGGAGCCGGAACCGGCACCGGAGCCGAAGCCAAGGGCCGGATGCCCTCGCACGACGACCTCACGCCCGAACCCGTGGGCGACCCGCGCGACTAG
- a CDS encoding MarR family winged helix-turn-helix transcriptional regulator: MADHREAGGSDRGTPDAARTPDGDVEAVTRAVLTASRLLVAVAARSLAEVEERVTLPQFRLLVVLSTHGDAKLVALAERLGVNPSTAMRMLDRLITAGLAERRVNPADRRETVLSVTPAGYRLVEDVTAGRRREIGAIVERLAPTQRTALVEALTAFTEAGGGAGGGASGGASVPTDGTDAYPLGWT, from the coding sequence ATGGCCGATCACCGAGAGGCGGGCGGGAGCGATCGCGGCACTCCCGATGCCGCGCGTACGCCGGACGGCGATGTGGAAGCGGTGACCCGGGCGGTGCTGACCGCGTCGCGGTTGCTCGTCGCCGTCGCCGCGCGATCGCTCGCGGAGGTGGAGGAGCGGGTGACGCTGCCCCAGTTCCGTCTGCTGGTGGTGCTCTCCACCCATGGCGACGCCAAGCTCGTGGCGCTGGCCGAACGGCTCGGCGTGAACCCGTCCACCGCGATGCGGATGCTGGACCGGCTGATCACCGCGGGTCTCGCCGAGCGCCGGGTCAACCCGGCCGACCGGCGCGAGACGGTGCTGAGCGTGACCCCGGCGGGGTACCGGCTGGTCGAGGACGTGACGGCGGGCCGCCGTCGGGAGATCGGCGCGATCGTCGAACGGCTCGCCCCCACGCAGCGCACGGCCCTGGTCGAGGCGCTGACGGCGTTCACCGAGGCGGGCGGCGGGGCGGGCGGCGGGGCGAGCGGCGGGGCGTCCGTGCCGACGGACGGCACGGACGCGTACCCGCTGGGCTGGACGTAG
- a CDS encoding tellurite resistance TerB family protein — MALWDRIKESASTMQTQLEAKKNDLKSGAFRDASMAMCALVSAADGSIDPSERQRVASLIASNDVLQNFPADDLQRRFNDYVNKLTADFAFGKVSVLQEIAKAKKKPAEARAVIQIGIIIGGADGDFDKSEQAVVREACFALDLPPHEFDL; from the coding sequence ATGGCCCTGTGGGATCGGATCAAGGAATCCGCGTCGACGATGCAGACGCAGCTCGAGGCGAAGAAGAACGACCTGAAGAGCGGGGCGTTCCGTGATGCCAGCATGGCCATGTGCGCCCTGGTCTCCGCCGCCGACGGTTCCATCGACCCGTCCGAGCGGCAGCGCGTCGCGTCGCTCATCGCGAGCAACGACGTCCTGCAGAACTTTCCCGCGGACGACCTGCAGCGCCGCTTCAACGACTACGTGAACAAGCTGACCGCCGACTTCGCCTTCGGCAAGGTCAGCGTGCTCCAGGAGATCGCCAAGGCGAAGAAGAAGCCCGCCGAGGCGCGTGCCGTGATCCAGATCGGCATCATCATCGGCGGCGCCGACGGCGACTTCGACAAGTCGGAGCAGGCCGTCGTGCGGGAGGCGTGCTTCGCGCTCGACCTCCCGCCGCACGAGTTCGACCTGTAG
- a CDS encoding SAV_915 family protein: protein MSDPDPLELVPAGPLFVPVRPGLPRCSPSFTARFFRTPLGDRTAVAFTSVSQLVATLGAGQPWILLSEPALRALAAPLGVSALTLDPQLSAPRAATWPPCVGPRTPVTEQAAALVRHGC from the coding sequence ATGTCGGACCCCGACCCTCTCGAACTCGTCCCGGCCGGACCTCTCTTCGTCCCCGTCCGGCCGGGCCTCCCCCGCTGTTCGCCCTCCTTCACGGCACGGTTCTTCCGTACCCCCCTCGGCGACCGCACGGCCGTCGCCTTCACCTCCGTATCGCAGCTCGTGGCCACCCTGGGCGCCGGACAGCCGTGGATCCTGCTCTCCGAACCGGCCCTGCGCGCGCTCGCGGCCCCGCTGGGGGTCAGCGCCCTCACCCTCGATCCGCAGCTCTCCGCGCCCCGGGCCGCGACCTGGCCGCCCTGCGTCGGCCCCCGGACACCGGTGACCGAACAGGCCGCCGCTCTCGTCCGCCACGGCTGCTGA